The genomic interval TCAGCACATCTTATTTCCATTTCATCCATTGTTATGGAATTAGAGAAAATtattctactttttttttgttgcaaggTATGGAAAGTTACATATTAGTTAAGTATAACATGTCGATGTGTaataaaattattgaaaatCAATGCATTTATTGGCTATTGACattgtcatgtcaatcttgagtacctatagagtagcattgcatcctgcatatctccaaaaagtctttattttttttataattatataagaaagatgcgctgttccgagtctttccgaaaaaagccgagcgggtgggggcgtgtcgtgtgagcggagctaaataatgacgtgtgctcgctgctgctattgtgttgagtcgagtgcgtcgtaaagctgtgtcatccctaacagtgggaaaaaaactttattcaaaataaaaatatggcttttaatcagatacagccatacatctatgatccggaatcagacccagaggctgcagttgaacaggagcagcagcaaaaacgactagagcaggacttctctatgtggtacaagttatacactaactatataatatgcttagcggcttgtgttatttacatatttatacttgaattatatcgtcgtatttttgtctttgaaggtgtacatgtgggaagtgcagttgtgcacgtgtgtttgtgtgtttacgcgtggtttgtgtagacagtaagcggactggttttgcacggcaggctaagttagtgtttacatagacacggaatagtagcgcatttgaatgaagaagtgcgcttatttagttcaacatatttccccactctttgtttattgttgtttggagtgcttttacaatacacaaacataaagttacacatatagtggcctgctaaacaaatgtacacgcactacacatcgcatgctccattgatcaactaactatacgtgatcatgtttgggctactcgatgagcataggcaaaaacacagacatttgaagcagtcttactcacagcctgcggtactaacgttgggacctttatcgttgggactgctccatccttcagtattaggcgatcggaaaatccggcgtcgagctgggccttgtttatgaaacagtcggcaccgaaatgcagcgaacagatataaacatttgcgcaactcagttgctgatctggaaaagcaaattccatccactgttgccttaacgcggggtttttggggaatctgtgcaggactgtcttggtctggcaaccaaaaacgcacttttttggtgacattgttatgtgcacatcacctgtgcagcatcctacaagccagcgctttgatgggcgtagcctgttactttcgctctctccctctctctctctctcacgcgcttccggtagaattgtccgtaaggcccatacaaggaaattccgcccccattaacgtcaaaggggacgcatgatctaaaaaaacttgccgaaacttatgactaaccggaagtagtatttttgacaaagaaatactcccatcaaacgtccaccttaacttttgaaactttgtctatgtttagtatgggattccaagtctttaacagtgtaaaaagatcagtatgcatgaaacagcatttcaccccccctttaattaccAAATATCGCAGTTGTGTCACTGTGACTGACAATTTGAATTGCCCGCCAAAGCACTTCTTGGAACTATTCGAGGTCTACATGAATCACGTTACTATCAAGGGCTCTGGGCCAAGCcaatcagctccatgagtcggtgggcggggctgctgAATTATACATGCTGTAGAGGTGTTTTTTTATAGCTTTATGACATAAGAATGAAGCACAAGAtcatttgctgggcctggtgtctataaaagcttttatttgactaacaaggaagttttcagctctgaaacttagaggatattcttatattatcatgaccttttatatatcaaaagctcaagggaaagttgatttctcaattcatgacctctttaataaaaataaaaaagagtaaaaaaatatatttagcatGTTTAAGGCCTTCTATTTAGTTATATTAGGGCAGCACACAACCATGTGACATAACATTTTGCGCATTCTGTTCAATAAATCAGATTTGCCACTGTGACAACAACCCTCATTTCTGTTCTATTCATTTCACAGATGCTCTGTAACTATGACCGTGCTGTTTAAATATTACCAGACCATTACTTTAGGGTCAAGTGCACTTTACAGGTTGTCTAAGTGAGGACTGTAAAGGGCCAACCATCCATTTAATGCTTTTAGCTTAGGTTTTTGCACGCGCACTTAGTTTATTTATAAGTTAAGTTTATTATGATAGCCGAGATGGATGAGTTACATACTAGACATTCGCGATACATTTCAATCCTCGACTTTAAAAGAGCAAAATTCCACATAAAAGTATGTGCTCAGTTCAACAGATGgtatttatataaaacactttaGAGAGGGTCTTCCCAATAAAAAAGACCCATGAAATGTCTGCAACAggtcattcagaaacatttgCAGACGGTTAAACAAACATAGACCAGTGAAAGTAACAGAGAGACAGTAAACAGCTGTTTCCATTAAATCAGAAAGAAAGCCTTGACTGGAGCCGGGCCGTTTTGGCTACAAACTAATATCATAGTGTGCAGTCACTGTGCCTTTGAGAGCTTCTTGACGAGGGAGGTGCTGATGAATATGTTTTTGGCAATGAGGCTTGAGTCTGTGTAATCATTTGTGACAGTGGTGGAGACGTGAAGACTGGGACTTCTGGAGTGCTGAGAAAGCCATGTATCTTCtttccaaaaaagaaaaaacctcAGCATTCCTATTCTATAGTTGTTATGACTTATTGTCACTGCGGGCAACAGATCAAACAGTTTCAACAGGAAAAGGAAATGCTgtgttatttttaattgtattcatttttttttattattgaaagaAAGCAAAGAGTAACCCTTAAAGCTTAAAAAGATAAGATAcaggaatgaatgaatgaatgaatgaatgaatgaatgaatgaatgaatgaatgaatgaatgaatgaatgaatgaatacatTTGACTATACAAAATAATATGATAAAATGTTGGTATAAACAATATTTTCTGAGAAATTGCCAGCGATTTCACAGTTAATAATTATAAAGAAACTGCAGGTAACACATTGaattaaacatgacattttagTAGAAAAAGTAGAACAAACAAAATAGTTTTCTTGTAAATATATCtgtaaaatatttgtaaaagtaTATTAAGTATGGACTGGTTAAAGTTAAGCAGGCCAGATCTGTCCGTTCATGCCTCAGGCTTCATCTGAGCGAGAGAAAATTTGGCTCGCTTCATTTCTGGTCTGCGTCCAGCACTGACATGACTCACGCTGGATTTCAGCAGCACGCGTGCTTGGAAAGACCTACAACTTTTCTAGAACTcaaattattcaaataattaGACAAATCTCTGATCCAGGTTTTTCCACTGAACGCTCTTTTTTTAGTTTTCCCCTTGATCGCAAAGCCTGGGCTACTTTACAGCAAATAATGATAAACAGGTCTGACAGCTTGGCAAGAGGGAACAACCGACTCCTCAGAGAGATTCTGAATACATTTCACAGCAGTTCTCTCTATACGAAAAGGAAATGCCAACATCTTGCAGTAATAGTCTCACCAGATCGAACAATTTCATCCTTTGTGAGGAGTGAAGACTTCAAATCTGGAGTTGCTTGGAGTTCTCTCTGTTAACCAAAATGCAGGGCTCATATTCTGTTTTCTCACTGTGCTGGGCAAGCAGTTTCATTGCTTGTTGTTGTGTTATAGTTTTGTGATTTTAGAAAGTGTGATGGATCTATTATTTGAAATAAACTAGAGCACTTTTCTTACCCGTTCAAGACAACATTGTGAATCTCACTAGCTATGTCTTACTTCGTATTTCAGATGTATTTCTTCACTTCATCAAAAACGTGCTTGTGATAAATGGATGTGCTGTATTACAGTTTTACCGTGGAATGTCAGAGAATTTGCATGAGACTGTTTGCTACTTTACTCCCAAGTAGGCCATCTAATCTCTCTAATTGGgaaaaggagaaaatgttgaaagGTGGGGGTAGGGATAGGGGGCATTTTTGGCCAGCTGCCCAAGCTTTGTGGTTTGAGTGCAGCAGTGTGATAGGGTCAGTGTAGCATGCATAACACAGCCTGCTCTGTTCTCCAAAAGCTGCTCCTTCCCTTTCTGCAGATCTAGGCCAGGTGACAAACATCAGTCATTTAGAGATGGAAAGCACAGGGTTTTTACACGATGAGCTAGTAAGTCAATGCTATTTAGATTTAGAGATAcacatataacatcaaatacaaatacatatatttttaatctcATTTAACTGCTACTATCTAGATGTTGGACATTTAACAAGCCAGGGCTTTTTGTAAAATGCTGTGGAGGATGGTGAAGTTTGGGTGTGAGAACAGAAGAAAAAATGTTGCAACAGCTGCTATTTTGCTCCATGGGCAATCAAACCGACCAGAAAGAATCAGGATTGCAATGTTCAGGGCAGGTCATCTCAGAAAACACCTTGAACTGTCTACAGTTGGTTGTAATGGTAATTTTCCTTtagcaaaataaaaacaactatCTGCAAAATGCTGCCTGTAAAATCTATTATGGGTTGTGTGTAAACATAAGACTTAGAGAGACATAAACcaatgtaaaatataagaaTATGAAAACCTGTCTGAATTAGTTACGTGTTTTCTTAAATAATGGGTATTCAAAACAAACTTGACCTGTTAAACATGTACATTTCCTCATTTGTGAGGAATAGAAGCAATAGATCAAGATATTTTACTGAGAATCCAACGCATTTTACGGTCATTCGTCTGgtaaatcaattaaaaaaaaaaaaaaaaaaaaaaaaaaaaaaaaaaaaaaacattttattgaatGTTATTAAATGATGAATTCTGCTTTGCAGTATCAAACTTGTTCAAATATTTTCCTAAAAGTTGTCCCTTTCCTTCATGTCATTTATCCTTCATGTTATTTATCCGTAGGCCAATAAAACACTTTGTAAGAGATAGAGAGGTCTGTCGAGCTACAAGTTGAAATAATTACATGGTTAGAAATGAATGTGAGTAGTGCTGTTTGGGTGCTGATTCGGATGAGATTTGCAATGCACGGGGGACTGATGCTTTATCAAGTCAAATCACGGCCCGCATCCTCTCCACATTCTCGACCTTCATCGAGTTCTGACCTCCACCCTCAAATGACGTCAGAAATCACAACAACCGATCGGACCAATAGTGTGCTGCATGCATACTTCGGGGGTCTGATCCACCAAGGCGTCTCAGAGAGGAGCCAGAGTGAGTTGAACTTTTTCCAGATTAGTTATTTGAACAGGGTGCAGCGTGAGATCGGTTTTTTGACGTTTCGAATCAGTTTAAAAAGCGTTGGTTTATCGCGGGATTAGCCCTACTGCAACCAAGCAGCGAGAATAGAGTCGAAGCGCATCAAGATGTTGCTTCACGGTTTGCTCTCGCGGCAGTGAGCAAATGTGATTCATTGCAAACATTTGGAGTTTTGACCGTGGATGCCTTTCGACGCACGTTTCTGTGAAGAATGAAGGAACAACTATGAGCACACTTAACTAAAGTGGTCAAACAAAACACTGAGACGACGGCGGGCATGGAACAAGGGGAGCTGTTCGTCTCGATCTCTGGTAAGAACAGAGACACATTATGGATTATGGACAAACAAATAGAAATCCTTGACCCAATAAGTTAACTTTTAAGCTGTTGCATGTGGGCGCATCAAGGAATGGCACTGTctggcaaccctgcagtcactCCACGGCTGCAGATATTGATTTTGTCCGTCGGCTGCGCGTTGATATGTTTTAGTCGTTTATCCACCGCGTCACCGGCACACAGCCAGCGTTTGATATGCTGGCAGGCCATCATGAAGTGCCAAGGAGAACCGGAGTGCCACTACGCGTATACTCAGTATCTTCACGCGTGCGGTGCGGTAATAAACGGCAATAGGAAGAAATGTCCTAGCCACTGCATTTCTTCCATCATTCAGCTCAACCTGACTGCGAACGGCCCGGCACTGGAGGACTGTGAGTGCTCCACGGACACTTTATGCAAGATGACCAAGCGAGCCATCGAGCCCTGTATGCCCAGAACCAGCCACATGGGCTGCACCGAAGCCCGTCAGCAGTGCGAGAAGGATCCCGAGTGCAGCACCGCCATGCGGGACTATCTGTATCACTGCAGGAAACTGTTCGGAGGAGAGCGCTGTTCGGACGACTGCCGGCGGGTCATCACGAACATGCGCTCCATTCCCAAAGCCCAGCTTCTGGACACTTGCGTGTGTGACGGCACAGAGAGGACCATATGCGAGTATGTCAAAATCAGCATGAAAAACTTCTGCTTTAGCGACAGATATGGCGGCAGTGGCTTTTCAGATACAGAGGACGATTTGGAGGACGACTACGAGACGGATTATGAGGATGAAGAGAGTGATTCCTGGGATTTAAAAGCACAAACGTGTTCGATTGTGGTGTCCACCATTTTgacacttttcttttcttttgtcaCATTAAGATAAGTCATGTTTACAGAGTTCAGTTAGCTGCATATTTGGCCTTGGTGGAAATGGGACTAGTTCTAACCCCCACCCCCCTCTAATTACAACTTGTACCACCACTTCCCCTCGATTGAAACAAGTAGCCAATTACTTATCACTTTATTGTTGGTGACACACAGAaatatgttttgtttaaaatgtctatcttttttttttttttttttttttttttttgaggtggCACCGAGATATGTGTTACATATGGGATGAATCTCATATCTAAAACTGACAGAAAAGTAGCACCCATGAAATGGATCTTATCATTCACACATTGTATTTGACCCTATATGTGCATTTTCTTAGGCTATCATACACAAGCTAAACAGACCAGTGGTTAAGAAAATGGTGGAAGAAAACCAGAATCCCATAGTTAAAGGTTGCTCCAAAACCTAGTTGATCTGCCAAAATTTGCACACCATGAAAATGAGTAAGTTGTTTTTGATGTCAAGAAAATATGATGGAAATATGTGCTCCACTATATATTAAGTTATTATGAACTATTGTGGAAACTTCTTTTCAAAGCgataaaaaataagtaaatccTGGACGTTTATTTTTGTATGAAAGATGGTCAGTGTAAATTGTAGGTGAACAACTTGGTTAttgtaaatgtgtttttgtatCATACAATTTTGTGAGTAATGTTGATAAATAATACCATGTAATACTGTTtataatgttcataaaaatcGGATCGAAATTATTACAAAATCATTTGACCGTTTTTGTTTCACTATACAAACCAAAACAACTTGTGTACATTTGTTAAGCTCAAAAAACTAACTAGAATAACAACTAGATTTTAATGATTGTTTTATTTATCAGTTGTGCAAAATCTCTCTACTGACTCCAGGGCATGTCTACCATGCAGAACTATTGTCAAGTAAGGAATGTTTTTACTTTCTACTGAGCAGTTGAGAGCAGATGAAATTTTAGCTTACCATTTACCATGTGTTAATATACTTGCTCTTGGGCTGTCATCAAGCAAGCTTGATTTTCCACCTGGCACCCACTGCAGTTTATAAATGTTACCAAAGTAATCTGCTGGTCAAACATTTTGGCTCTGTCTGTTCCTGCACTTGACCTTGTAAACATAAATGTTTACAGAGGGAGTTAGTCTAAGTTCCCAGAGACTCTCAACATCTAAGGAAACAAATGAGGTTGTCTTTAAAACGGGATCAGAGTTGATCATGAGCCAAGTAAGGCCTTGACTGGCTTATTTGTTCAGAGCTTGAGTGTTTATTTAAAGTCTTCACTCAGGCTGACGAGGGAAAAAAACGGCATTCGCGTGAATGAAGCCTCAAGTAGCCATCACAAACCTACTCAGTCTGCtactgtgtgagtgtgtgtgtttaagtggGCTTGTCATTGCTTAAAAGAGTTTGCTTCTCAGTGTGAGTGGCCCTTATAGTACAAATCTCCTCTTGGATTCCATATGCCACTTTGTTCTGTGAAGTTTGATATAACAACACATCTTGATAGAGTTAGCATTCCAAATACAAAAGAAAGGCATTATCCCATAAAACATAATAGAATTTCCCCTCCTCCCAACaccataaaaaaatatcagaCTCTCACAGAAACGAATCATTGGAAAAATAGTGCATTTTTATGCTAATATTACAAGACTTCTAGAGATCCAAGATGGTAGCTGTGGCGCTTCTTTTCGAGGCAGATGCGGGACAAGGCTCCCCAGTCTTAATGAATGAAGGAGAAGTCGAGTGGCACTTCTGTCATGCTAATACTAAACATACAATAGAGGCAGCACACAATGACCAGGCACTTCATTCTGTCTTCTAGCCGACACCTCTAGAAAGAGCATATTGAACATTCTTGAGAGAGCAGAAGGATGAGATAGTAAAATGTAAGGTTATGTTAATCTGGTTCAAATTAAGAAATGGAGgcagttactttttaaaaaatatagttGTGTCTCAAATGATACACTATGCACTTATACACTACTATGCATGTACTCAGACTTATAGTGTATGAATATTGGACTGTCATCAAATAGCGTCTGATTGCCCCTCCCGCTCTGCTATatgtaattaaagctgcgaCAGTTGAGTACATGAAGTGTCAAACATTCTACACTTGTTTTTTCGGTTAATTGAGTGCATCATACGGGTATTTAAAGTACACTTTTTCAATTTGGAATTTTCACTATTATAAAATAGAGTAGTGTAGTGCACAAGTACATGACTTGGAACACaccttatattatttaatatttttctactctttttttgtgtttataaaTGTTTGCAATACATTGTTGTAGAAAAAGTAAaactgtaaatatattttataaatatatattttggggGAATTTTGAGTAAACATTTAGCATAAATAAACAGTATAAATAGATATTAGTTTATCTTAAAATCTTTGtcatatttaaacatttgatttttAATTTTTCCTTTTAGCattgttctttaaaaaatatatattttaaaatattttttaaccaGATATTTGGCCATTCTTTTCTGCAGGATACATGTTGGAAATTCTTCCAAAGATTGCATACTGTCTAACTAAACTTTCCTGCTCAGAAGCAGAAAGGTGAGGTGAGCTGACTATTATCCCACTTGGTAAAAGGGGAGCCGTTTCTCAGATCAGACATGCTGTGTTGAACCTGTCACATTCAGTTTTTCTTGAGAACAGGCCCCTTTAAAACTGACAACACTGTGGTTAATCCAGTTATGTCCACTGATTTGAGTGTGAGAAAAGTGAAAGAAAACTTTACCTATTCAAAATTACCTATTTCTTCCAAAGTCTTAAAAGTTGTTGAGTATATTGTCTCAGCATGGTGTATAGCTGGAGTTTGCATTGATGTAAGATTCAGCATGCAATAAAAATTCACAACCCTCCTTTCAACTGAAAACAGTTAATCTGCATAATGGTTTTTTGTAAGAAATTAGACAAGGAGCAGTTTCTTTTCGTGAAAACTTTTCCCATAGCACATTTTATCTGTTGACTGGGGCatatacataaaaacattttgagcaGGGAACGTGGGAGAGGGGTAAGGTTCAGTTGTCAGTGGATGGGAAGAGGGGGTTGGTTTTTAAGGGGTTCTTAAAAGAAGGAATTTGGGGGAAGGGCAAGCAGTAAAGGACCTTTTCTGAATGACCCTACATAGGACCCCTCCACACCATCAGCATATACTTTAGTCTGAAATAGTGAGCTGGACTGCATGAGTGCATATGACTTGATTGCGCTTCTATGTCCATTTTTTCGTCCATCAAGGGAATGAAGAGCTGTGAAAAGAGTGAGAGAAGAGAAACAAAACTGTGCTGACATGGGGCATAACTTAATTTTCACGCTGCCGAGACAGATGGGAAAGGTAATGTGGCGTGACGGCTCTTAGAAACTTCAATGGATGCCATGACCTCAGGGAAGTCAGAATCGGACTGCACTGGGACATTACATTTTTGCTTTAGGGGTGGAGAAGGAGGTGCACCTTTCAGCTCACTGCTTGGAGATATTTTCCTTTTCTCTAAGAACAATGGCTCGATATTACTTATGttagaatacaaaaaaaaaaatacaaaaaaaatcatggaCTTTTACTATTGAACAATTTACCATATTTTGAAGAAACATTTTGATGATGTATCTTGATGATCTAAttgctttttttctttccagTTGCCCTgtgtgcactttttttttgtttgttcgtGGTTTGGAGTGTTGTTTTAGATGGTGTCTCAGTCCGAAGCCATTGGTGCCACAAGTTGACTCTTGAAGGGTATTGAAGCTGAAAGGAGCTTCTCAGAGGCTCAATGGGGTGTTAAGAGGGCTACTCTATTAACCTGACCTCTAGGGGCCCAAGATGAGTGAAAAGTGAGCCATCTACCTCAACGTCACATCTATTCCTCATACATTTATTCCTTCTTTATGGTGCCCAAAACACTAGTTCTCTATGTCAGCATATTGGATCAGAAACaaaaatagattaaaaaaaggttttagtTTGATTATATGTAGGCTAGAATCaaattaaaacatgttttgatctattttagttaatgatgatgatgacatgAGTATTAGACCAAAATACAATGTAGGCAAATcccacacaaaaataaataaataaataatataaaatggggGTGTTAATTCATAACAATGTGTATAAGCGGATTCTAGTCAAACCCCTAGCCTATTTAATGCCTAGCTGGTCACAATCAATTCACAATGCCAACAAGGTGATCAAGGGTGCATACATCCTTTTCACAGAAATGCCTCTGGGTAAATTCCTCCTTGTGTGAGTAAATCATGTGGCTTTACTGATTACTTATAATAGCATAATATCTACCAGTTTTGCATtataaaagtgattttattTAGCCTAGTTTTCACTCATATCTACTAAATAGTATAGGCTATGTGAGATATTTGGGAGAGGAAGAAAAGCTACCCCCACCCCAATCTAAATGGTAGGCCTATTTTCTGAACTACCTTTTTAAATTACTTTCAGTAGTATAATAATTTGACAGTATGATACATATATGATTCATGGAATGCAAACTATTTGACATGTACTGCATATTTTGACCACAAGCCGgcagtgttgtcaaaaatgCGTGATTGAATACCACACAACTTTATGAGAGTAATATCTGAAACATGTAATTGAACctgtttattttcatatttagttTACAGCATTTTTAATATGAATGTGATTAATTAGCAGTAGTCTTCACTGGCTGTATCTCCTCTGCAGATTCCGTTTGGCACACCTTGAGTATTGCAGGTGCGCGTCCGTTTGCGACGCCCTCCGGAGCAGCGGGACCAGGAAGACCAACAGGCCCAGTTCCCCAGCTGTTCAAAAGACTTGTCTAGAAATGTGTGAATAGAGACAGACTCAACTCAAAGCAACAAACTTAATTAAGGTTAAGTTTTACAGGCCGTCgtacacagaaacacacaccttCTTTCACCATTTTCATGTCAACGTTCTGACACGCGGCACCTTCGGTCCCTGGTAAGCACATGCATTTACACTGCCCGTCTATCTGGATCACAGTGCCGCCGTTCTGGCATGGTTGGCACTTACACACGCTGTACTCGGCCACATAGTCATCGATGGCTCTTTTGAGATTGTCACGCCTCGGCTGAGCGTCAGGAAAGTCCAAAGGGATCGCATTGTAGATGGGTTCAGGCTGGcagaaaaatgaaaacaatttgTGTTCCATTACAGCAGTTAGTTGTCATGCACGCACTGTAAAGTGAAGGTGAAGTGTCTCACGTCACTGTGAATGAGAGCAGGTAGAACAGTGACGGTCTTTGCCCATTCCACATATTGACTATAGTCCAGAATGCCATCTTTAGTGAGCTGAGACTTCATGGCTACTGCTGTGTCTGGACTGCCCCCTCTCACTGCGATCAGCACCTTATCAATAACCCCCTTATTGTTCTTGTCATCTGGCGGTGAACAATTTGTAAGCAAATTAATTtaaccaaaaattaaaaataaataaataataaaattgtcCTTTCCTACATGCaacacaaaaataatatattttgttgcaCAAAACAGCACTGTATCCCATGCCTTTTATTGTGGgaacaaaaaagaacaaaaacaaagctttttcaaaatatcttcttttctgAGTGAAATTCTTTTAATTTCTTactattaaaacaaatgtacacACCTGTGGGTTTTTCTGTTAGAGTATGGCACTTGTTTACTGGTTTAACATTTCCTTCTCCTTCTACAACCCCAGCCTGGAATTTGGCTCGAATTCCAAGCTCGAAACAGTCCTTGACCATGGATTCAGTGACCTCTGTAGTTAGATAAAGTTGAACCATCAAAGTAGTCTTTCTACAGCCTGGCTGTAAAGTAGTCTTAATCATTTAATGAGGCTTTCAGTCTGAAAAAGTACCCTACATTAAGTCTTTACATTAATGAGTGTTATTTAAATGccatttacagtatttttgaaAATCTTTTTGGAATTGCAATAACATATTGAGATCTCCAAGGTCTCCAGGCCTTACAAAAAACTTGAAATGGGATTTTAAACTCACGTTTTAGTTTGCGGATGTCCTCATTCATTATGTAAACAAGTTCATATTCTCCACCGGACTTTCCATTCTTGGTGAAGTGTGTTCCGTATTCCTCCAAGAAAGCAAAATACTGCCCCTTCTCATATGCAAGTGGCAGGGCATCCACGTCATCCAAGAATGTTGAGGATACCTCCAGCCCTCGCTGTCTCATCCTGTAGGTGGCCAGCTCCACTCTGCCTTTCACTCTCATGAAGGTCTTTCTCTGAAAGAGAACACGTGCTAGTAGTAGAAGCAACACAGGTGTTGCAGATTTGAAAAGGTAgtctttattatttattttcataccCTACATAAACAAACAATGTATTTATTGTGTATACTTTTGTGTCTTTGTTCAGTTTTGAATTTCAACCTGTTCTCCATGAACACTGTGGTTTATGAGCCTGCATTTTAATAAAGTGCAAACAGGTTAAACATAATTGCTCATGAAACCAATAAACCTTAATCTCACTCACCTTggtctctgtgatttctaaCAGCTGTTTGATGATATTTGTTCTTTCTGTCTTTGTATCAATTCCTCCGGATATACTCAAATCTTTGCCAGCAGCAGGATTTTGGCTCCCATCAGGCATGCCATCATCAGGACCTTCAGCTTCTCCATTCTCACTGGGACCAGCAGCTTCACCCCCCTCACCAAGGCCGGAAACATCTCCACCCTCAGCAGGACCGGCAACATCTCCACCCTCAGCAGGACCGGCAACATCTCCACCCTCACCGGCGCTGGCATCATTTCCACCCTTACCATTACTGCCTGCTTCAGAACCGGAGGGCTCAGTAGGTGTAAACTTGAAGCTTAAGCCCACTTCAAAAGAGTTGGAGGATTCTGTAGTTATCTCTTTTATTATAGAGTGAATGTCCTCATACATCTCTTTGGAGCTGCTCTCTTCCACCTTTGTCTGAAGATGAAA from Pseudorasbora parva isolate DD20220531a chromosome 3, ASM2467924v1, whole genome shotgun sequence carries:
- the gas1b gene encoding growth arrest-specific protein 1b gives rise to the protein MWAHQGMALSGNPAVTPRLQILILSVGCALICFSRLSTASPAHSQRLICWQAIMKCQGEPECHYAYTQYLHACGAVINGNRKKCPSHCISSIIQLNLTANGPALEDCECSTDTLCKMTKRAIEPCMPRTSHMGCTEARQQCEKDPECSTAMRDYLYHCRKLFGGERCSDDCRRVITNMRSIPKAQLLDTCVCDGTERTICEYVKISMKNFCFSDRYGGSGFSDTEDDLEDDYETDYEDEESDSWDLKAQTCSIVVSTILTLFFSFVTLR
- the c9 gene encoding complement component C9, encoding MKALAALCVTICLFYQANGKSITDMRGSRREVREINDPASIDCKMSAWSQWTSCDPCTNTTYRSRGIEVFGQFKGSRCTRPIGEKRRCEPTTKCQMDPPPVCKSSQWQCASGICINKNLKCNGDNDCGETDTSDEDECPDIRPPCGKTAVFESDLAIQAGYGINILGSGPRMNPFNNRLYNGQCNRIRNPNTLEYNRLPWNVGVLSYETKVEESSSKEMYEDIHSIIKEITTESSNSFEVGLSFKFTPTEPSGSEAGSNGKGGNDASAGEGGDVAGPAEGGDVAGPAEGGDVSGLGEGGEAAGPSENGEAEGPDDGMPDGSQNPAAGKDLSISGGIDTKTERTNIIKQLLEITETKRKTFMRVKGRVELATYRMRQRGLEVSSTFLDDVDALPLAYEKGQYFAFLEEYGTHFTKNGKSGGEYELVYIMNEDIRKLKQVTESMVKDCFELGIRAKFQAGVVEGEGNVKPVNKCHTLTEKPTDDKNNKGVIDKVLIAVRGGSPDTAVAMKSQLTKDGILDYSQYVEWAKTVTVLPALIHSDPEPIYNAIPLDFPDAQPRRDNLKRAIDDYVAEYSVCKCQPCQNGGTVIQIDGQCKCMCLPGTEGAACQNVDMKMVKEDKSFEQLGNWACWSSWSRCSGGRRKRTRTCNTQGVPNGICRGDTASEDYC